One genomic segment of Ancylobacter sp. IITR112 includes these proteins:
- the ssb gene encoding single-stranded DNA-binding protein produces MAGSVNKVILIGNLGRDPEVRTFQNGGRVCNLRIATSETWRDKASGERKERTEWHSVVIFNENLLRVAEQYLRKGSKVYIEGQIETRKATDQNGGERYFTEVVLRPFRGELTILDSRGGGGGEGSGDDYSAGGSDFGSGGGYGGGSGGGRSFGGERRPAPASGAGGAGGGKFGGGSGGGDLDDEIPF; encoded by the coding sequence ATGGCGGGCAGCGTCAACAAGGTGATCCTGATCGGCAATCTCGGCCGCGATCCTGAAGTGCGCACGTTCCAGAATGGCGGGCGGGTGTGCAATCTGCGCATCGCCACTTCGGAAACCTGGCGCGACAAGGCCTCGGGCGAGCGCAAGGAGCGCACCGAATGGCACAGCGTGGTGATCTTCAACGAGAACCTGCTGCGCGTCGCCGAGCAGTATCTGCGCAAGGGCTCCAAGGTCTATATCGAAGGCCAGATCGAGACCCGCAAGGCGACCGACCAGAATGGCGGCGAGCGCTATTTCACCGAAGTGGTGCTGCGTCCGTTCCGTGGCGAACTCACCATTCTTGACAGCCGCGGCGGCGGCGGTGGGGAGGGCAGCGGTGACGATTACAGCGCCGGCGGCAGCGATTTCGGTTCCGGCGGCGGCTATGGCGGCGGTTCGGGCGGCGGGCGCTCCTTTGGCGGCGAGCGCCGCCCGGCACCGGCGAGCGGCGCCGGCGGTGCCGGCGGCGGCAAGTTCGGCGGCGGCTCCGGCGGCGGCGATCTCGACGACGAAATCCCGTTCTGA
- a CDS encoding COX15/CtaA family protein yields the protein MVQPHVATDVPPPLAVSPAAGHAAGDRLRPVRLWLYVMAALVVLMVVVGGATRLTESGLSITEWKPVTGTLPPLSDAAWQAEFDKYRQIPQYQQINRGMSLTEFKYIFWWEWGHRLLGRIIGFAFLLPFLFFLWRGVIDRPLRWKLAGLFVLGGMQGAVGWWMVASGLVNRVDVSQYRLATHLTLACIILAAIVAVAVSLKPPRESRASPDWLRNYARILFAVVLLQIFLGGLVAGLDAGLTYTTWPLMDGHLVPPLDNLFVQQPAWRNLFENVLTVQFNHRLVAYLLLALALGHWLSARRVGGAVRQRATLILLLVAAQAMLGILTLIHQVPIDIALAHQFGATLVLIAVTVNLVRLHEGA from the coding sequence ATGGTTCAGCCTCACGTCGCCACCGACGTTCCTCCTCCTCTCGCCGTTTCGCCCGCCGCCGGACACGCCGCCGGAGACCGGCTGCGCCCGGTGCGGCTCTGGCTTTATGTCATGGCGGCGCTGGTGGTGCTGATGGTCGTGGTCGGCGGCGCCACACGACTGACCGAGTCGGGCCTTTCCATCACGGAATGGAAGCCGGTGACCGGCACACTGCCGCCGCTGAGTGACGCGGCCTGGCAGGCCGAGTTCGACAAGTACCGGCAGATCCCGCAATACCAGCAGATTAACCGCGGCATGAGCCTGACGGAGTTCAAATACATCTTCTGGTGGGAATGGGGCCATCGCCTGCTCGGCCGTATCATCGGCTTCGCCTTCCTGCTGCCGTTCCTGTTCTTCCTCTGGCGCGGCGTCATCGACCGGCCGCTGCGCTGGAAGCTCGCCGGACTGTTCGTGCTCGGCGGCATGCAGGGGGCTGTCGGCTGGTGGATGGTGGCATCCGGGCTGGTGAACCGGGTGGATGTGAGCCAATACCGGCTGGCCACGCATCTCACCCTTGCCTGCATCATTCTCGCTGCCATCGTCGCTGTGGCGGTGTCGCTGAAACCGCCGCGCGAAAGCCGGGCCTCGCCCGACTGGCTGCGCAACTATGCGCGCATCCTGTTCGCGGTCGTCCTCCTGCAGATATTCCTCGGAGGTCTCGTCGCCGGGCTCGACGCCGGGCTGACCTATACGACCTGGCCGCTGATGGACGGGCACCTGGTGCCGCCGCTGGACAATCTGTTCGTGCAGCAGCCGGCCTGGCGGAACCTGTTCGAGAATGTGCTGACCGTCCAGTTCAACCACCGGCTGGTCGCCTATCTGCTCCTCGCGCTGGCACTGGGGCACTGGCTGAGCGCGCGGCGGGTCGGCGGCGCGGTGCGCCAGCGGGCGACGCTCATCCTGCTGCTGGTGGCGGCGCAGGCAATGCTCGGCATTCTTACGCTGATCCATCAGGTGCCGATCGACATCGCGCTGGCGCATCAGTTCGGCGCCACGCTGGTGCTGATCGCGGTGACGGTGAACCTGGTGCGGTTGCACGAAGGCGCCTGA
- a CDS encoding DUF2842 domain-containing protein produces MSAPRPGLSARSRKFVGTVLMVLLVLGWALAAMALAQGRVTTLPALWQFVAYVVLGIGWIVPAAVLIRWMQRHDRRSETL; encoded by the coding sequence ATGTCCGCCCCCCGTCCCGGTCTTTCCGCCCGCTCGCGCAAATTCGTCGGCACGGTGCTGATGGTGCTGCTGGTGCTGGGCTGGGCGCTGGCGGCGATGGCGCTGGCGCAGGGGCGCGTCACCACCCTGCCCGCCCTCTGGCAGTTCGTCGCCTATGTCGTGCTCGGCATTGGCTGGATCGTCCCGGCCGCCGTGCTTATCCGCTGGATGCAGCGGCACGACCGACGCTCCGAGACGCTGTAG
- the uvrA gene encoding excinuclease ABC subunit UvrA has protein sequence MKDRVDLPRRDARTIAIRGAREHNLKNVDLEIPRDSLVVFTGLSGSGKSSLAFDTIYAEGQRRYVESLSAYARQFLEMMQKPDVDQIDGLSPAISIEQKTTSKNPRSTVGTVTEIYDYMRLLWARVGIPYSPATGLPIESQTVSQMVDRVLALPEKTRLYLLAPVVRGRKGEYRKELAEFQKKGFQRVKIDGEFHEIADAPSLDKKFKHDIDVVVDRLVVRPDIASRLADSFETALGLADGIAVIEFADEKEESGDARRIVFSEKFACPVSGFTIAEIEPRLFSFNNPFGACPTCDGLGHESKIDPNLIVPDAARSLKQGAIAPWAKSTSPYYGQTLEAIARHYGVKLTTAWSELPEKVREVILHGSKAETIRFVYNDGMRAYETVKTFEGIVTNLERRWRETESDWAREEIGKYFSAVPCASCHGYRLKPEALAVKIAGRHIGEAAELSVRHALEWFAALPAQLSDKQNEIAARILKEIRERLAFLLDVGLDYLTLARASGTLSGGESQRIRLASQIGSGLTGVLYVLDEPSIGLHQRDNERLLGTLRRLRDLGNTVIVVEHDEDAILAADYVVDVGPGAGVHGGRIVAQGTPKEILANPHSLTGKYLTGELTVPVPKRRKPNPKRMLRVVNARGNNLKNVTAAIPLGLFTAVTGVSGGGKSTLLIDTLYKAVARRLNGASEPPAPHDGLEGLEHLDKVIDIDQSPIGRTPRSNPATYTGAFTPIREWFSGLPEAKARGYGPGRFSFNVKGGRCEACQGDGVIKIEMHFLPDVYVTCDVCKGKRYNRETLEVAFKNKSIADVLDMTVDEGAEFFKAVPAVRDKLETLSRVGLGYIHVGQQANTLSGGEAQRVKLSKELSKRATGRTLYILDEPTTGLHFHDVAKLLEVLHELVEQGNTVVVIEHNLEVIKTADWVIDLGPEGGDGGGEIVASGPPELIAKSERSHTGRFLAEVLARRPLKPRSAAE, from the coding sequence ATGAAGGACCGCGTGGACCTCCCGCGCCGCGACGCCCGCACGATAGCGATCCGCGGCGCGCGCGAGCATAATCTCAAGAATGTCGATCTCGAAATCCCGCGCGACAGTCTGGTGGTGTTCACTGGCCTGTCGGGTTCGGGCAAGTCGTCGCTCGCCTTCGACACCATCTATGCCGAAGGCCAGCGGCGCTATGTCGAGAGCCTCTCGGCCTATGCCCGCCAGTTTCTGGAGATGATGCAGAAGCCGGATGTGGACCAGATCGACGGTCTGTCCCCGGCCATCTCCATCGAGCAGAAGACCACTTCGAAGAATCCGCGCTCGACGGTGGGCACCGTCACCGAGATTTACGACTATATGCGCCTGCTCTGGGCGCGGGTTGGCATACCCTATTCGCCCGCCACCGGCCTGCCGATCGAGAGCCAGACCGTCAGCCAGATGGTCGATCGTGTGCTCGCCCTGCCGGAGAAGACCCGGCTCTACCTGCTTGCCCCGGTGGTGCGCGGCCGGAAGGGTGAATACCGCAAGGAACTGGCGGAGTTCCAGAAGAAGGGCTTCCAGCGCGTCAAGATCGACGGCGAATTCCATGAGATCGCCGACGCGCCGTCGCTCGACAAGAAATTCAAGCACGATATCGACGTGGTGGTGGACCGGCTCGTGGTCCGCCCCGACATTGCCAGCCGGCTGGCGGATTCGTTCGAGACTGCGCTGGGTCTGGCCGACGGTATCGCGGTGATCGAGTTCGCCGACGAGAAGGAAGAGAGCGGCGACGCCCGCCGCATCGTCTTCTCGGAAAAATTTGCCTGCCCGGTTTCCGGCTTCACCATCGCCGAGATCGAGCCACGGCTGTTCTCCTTCAACAATCCGTTCGGCGCCTGCCCGACCTGCGACGGGCTGGGGCATGAGAGCAAGATCGACCCGAATCTGATCGTCCCCGACGCCGCGCGCTCGCTGAAACAGGGCGCCATCGCGCCCTGGGCGAAGTCGACCTCGCCTTATTACGGCCAGACGCTGGAGGCCATTGCCCGCCATTACGGCGTCAAGCTCACCACCGCCTGGTCTGAGCTGCCGGAGAAGGTGCGCGAGGTGATCCTGCACGGCTCGAAGGCCGAGACCATCCGCTTCGTCTACAATGACGGCATGCGCGCCTATGAGACGGTGAAGACTTTCGAGGGCATCGTCACCAATCTGGAACGGCGCTGGCGCGAGACGGAAAGCGACTGGGCGCGCGAGGAAATCGGCAAGTATTTCTCCGCCGTGCCCTGCGCGTCCTGCCATGGCTACCGGTTGAAGCCCGAGGCTCTGGCGGTGAAGATCGCCGGCCGGCACATTGGCGAGGCAGCGGAGCTTTCGGTGCGCCACGCGCTGGAGTGGTTCGCCGCCCTGCCCGCCCAGCTCAGCGACAAGCAGAACGAGATCGCCGCGCGCATCCTCAAGGAGATCCGCGAACGCCTCGCCTTCCTGCTCGATGTCGGCCTCGACTATCTCACCCTCGCTCGCGCCTCTGGTACGCTGTCGGGGGGCGAGAGCCAGCGCATCCGCCTCGCCTCGCAGATCGGCTCCGGCCTTACCGGCGTGCTCTATGTGCTGGACGAGCCCTCCATCGGCCTGCACCAGCGCGACAATGAGCGCCTGCTCGGCACGCTGCGGCGGCTGCGCGACCTCGGCAACACGGTGATCGTGGTCGAGCACGATGAGGACGCCATCCTCGCCGCCGACTATGTCGTCGATGTCGGCCCCGGCGCCGGCGTCCATGGCGGGCGCATCGTCGCCCAGGGCACGCCGAAGGAAATCCTCGCCAATCCGCATTCGCTCACCGGCAAATACCTTACCGGCGAACTGACCGTGCCGGTGCCCAAGCGCCGCAAGCCGAACCCCAAGCGCATGCTGCGGGTGGTGAACGCGCGCGGCAACAATCTGAAGAATGTCACCGCCGCCATCCCGCTCGGCCTTTTCACCGCCGTCACCGGCGTATCCGGCGGCGGCAAGTCGACCCTCCTGATCGACACGCTGTACAAGGCGGTGGCGCGGCGGCTGAACGGCGCCTCCGAGCCGCCCGCCCCGCATGACGGGCTGGAAGGGCTGGAACATCTCGACAAGGTGATCGACATCGACCAGTCGCCGATCGGCCGCACGCCGCGCTCGAATCCCGCGACCTATACCGGCGCCTTCACCCCGATCCGCGAATGGTTCTCCGGCCTGCCGGAGGCGAAGGCGCGCGGCTATGGGCCCGGGCGGTTTTCCTTCAACGTCAAGGGCGGGCGCTGCGAGGCGTGCCAGGGCGACGGCGTCATCAAGATCGAGATGCACTTCCTGCCCGATGTCTACGTCACCTGCGACGTCTGCAAGGGCAAGCGCTACAACCGCGAGACGCTGGAAGTCGCCTTCAAGAACAAATCCATCGCCGACGTGCTCGACATGACCGTCGATGAGGGCGCGGAGTTCTTCAAGGCGGTGCCGGCGGTGCGCGACAAGTTGGAAACCCTCTCGCGGGTCGGGCTGGGCTATATCCATGTCGGCCAGCAGGCCAACACCCTGTCGGGCGGCGAGGCCCAGCGCGTCAAGCTGTCCAAGGAACTGTCAAAGCGCGCCACCGGCCGCACGCTCTACATTCTCGACGAGCCGACCACGGGCCTGCATTTCCACGATGTGGCGAAGCTGCTCGAAGTGCTGCACGAGCTGGTGGAACAGGGCAATACGGTGGTGGTGATCGAGCACAATCTCGAAGTCATCAAGACCGCCGACTGGGTCATCGACCTCGGGCCCGAAGGCGGCGACGGCGGCGGCGAGATCGTTGCGTCGGGACCGCCGGAACTCATCGCGAAGTCCGAGCGCAGCCACACCGGCCGTTTCCTCGCCGAGGTGCTGGCCCGCCGGCCTCTGAAGCCCCGCAGCGCCGCCGAATAG